A section of the Arabiibacter massiliensis genome encodes:
- a CDS encoding MFS transporter → MARARLTKQEKSWIIYDVGNSAFVLLATALIPVYFASIAEEGSSVVVAWGYAETVASLLLALLMPILGSLADLKGNKKKFFIGTVGTGAIALAALGIPTAAMAFLVLYVVASIMLNGSMVFYDAFLVDATTDERYDEVSSQGYAWGYIGSCIPFIACLAVVLGGPTVGIPMDVGMKIAFLITAVWWVAFSIPLIKNVHQTHYKERAEHLIRDTFGGLWRTVKRIFKDKRLRLFMLAFFCYIDGVHTIIKMSTSYGTDLGIDATQLVLALLVTQFVAFPSAIVYGRLSGKFGTKRMLLVAIFAYFCITLFAAFFLREAIEFWILAICVGLFQGGIQALSRSEFGKLIPKEHANEYYGFFDIFGKYAAVMGTFLVSVFTQITGNSSMGVLSIAALFVLGFILLWRMPENKG, encoded by the coding sequence ATGGCGCGAGCGAGGCTGACCAAGCAGGAGAAGAGCTGGATCATCTACGACGTGGGCAACTCGGCGTTCGTGCTGCTGGCTACCGCGCTCATCCCGGTGTACTTCGCCTCCATCGCCGAGGAGGGCTCGTCGGTGGTGGTGGCCTGGGGCTACGCCGAGACGGTGGCGTCGCTGCTGCTGGCGCTGCTCATGCCCATCCTGGGGAGCCTTGCCGATCTCAAGGGCAACAAGAAGAAGTTCTTCATCGGAACCGTGGGCACGGGCGCCATCGCGCTCGCGGCGCTCGGCATCCCCACGGCGGCCATGGCCTTCCTCGTGCTGTACGTGGTGGCCTCCATCATGCTGAACGGCTCCATGGTGTTCTACGACGCGTTTCTGGTGGATGCCACCACCGACGAGCGCTACGACGAGGTGTCGTCGCAGGGCTACGCGTGGGGCTACATCGGCTCGTGCATCCCGTTCATCGCGTGCCTGGCCGTGGTGCTGGGCGGGCCCACCGTGGGCATCCCCATGGACGTGGGGATGAAGATAGCGTTCCTGATCACGGCCGTGTGGTGGGTGGCATTCAGCATCCCGCTCATCAAGAACGTGCACCAGACGCACTACAAGGAGCGCGCCGAGCACCTGATCCGCGACACGTTCGGCGGCCTGTGGCGCACGGTGAAGCGCATCTTCAAGGACAAGCGGCTGCGCCTGTTCATGCTGGCGTTCTTCTGCTACATCGACGGCGTGCACACCATCATCAAGATGTCCACGAGCTACGGCACCGACCTGGGGATCGACGCCACGCAGCTCGTGCTGGCGCTGCTGGTCACGCAGTTCGTGGCGTTCCCGTCGGCCATCGTCTACGGGCGGCTGTCCGGCAAGTTCGGCACGAAGCGCATGCTTCTGGTGGCCATCTTCGCGTATTTCTGCATCACGCTGTTCGCGGCGTTCTTCCTGCGCGAGGCCATCGAGTTCTGGATCCTCGCCATCTGCGTGGGGCTGTTCCAGGGCGGCATCCAGGCGCTCTCGCGCAGCGAGTTCGGCAAGCTCATCCCCAAGGAGCACGCCAACGAGTATTACGGCTTCTTCGATATCTTCGGCAAGTACGCCGCCGTCATGGGCACCTTCCTCGTGAGCGTGTTCACGCAGATCACCGGCAACTCGTCCATGGGCGTGCTATCCATCGCCGCGCTGTTCGTGCTGGGCTTCATCCTTTTGTGGAGGATGCCCGAGAACAAGGGGTAG
- a CDS encoding zinc dependent phospholipase C family protein, with translation MPAIITHDFFGRDVYDRLFTLIGGSRDEADAFLLGNQGPDPLFYMVLSPQLRAHHRLGSIMHNKKPSELLAAFKSSLDILGSAEREVGRAYALGFLCHYTLDSTMHPFVFFHEYRLTDAGEPGLSRADGSEVHGVIESELDELVLFAKRGQTVATFNPSAEILNASDFALSVISKMYAYVALTVYGEIIPATMFATAVKDFRVAQRLFYSPSGRKRALIGRIEELARPFSFYKSMSHRPVELAESDFDNRAHEPWENPFTGEERTVGFWDLFDEALEKAQANIAAFDRDGFDLEAARALTHELDFSGEPVVAVLVAVEDDAPANA, from the coding sequence ATGCCCGCGATCATCACCCACGATTTCTTCGGCCGCGACGTCTATGACCGTCTGTTCACCCTGATCGGCGGCTCGCGCGACGAGGCCGACGCCTTCCTCCTGGGCAACCAGGGCCCCGATCCCCTGTTCTACATGGTGCTCAGCCCGCAGCTGCGCGCGCACCACCGCCTGGGCTCCATCATGCACAACAAGAAGCCGAGCGAGCTTCTGGCCGCGTTCAAGAGCTCGCTGGACATCCTCGGCAGCGCCGAGCGCGAGGTGGGCCGCGCCTACGCCCTGGGCTTCCTGTGCCACTATACGCTGGACTCCACCATGCACCCGTTCGTGTTCTTCCACGAGTACCGGCTCACCGACGCCGGCGAGCCAGGCCTTTCGCGTGCCGACGGCAGCGAGGTGCACGGCGTCATCGAGAGCGAGCTGGACGAGCTCGTGCTGTTCGCGAAGCGCGGGCAGACCGTGGCCACGTTCAACCCCTCGGCCGAAATCCTCAACGCGAGCGATTTCGCGCTGAGCGTCATCTCGAAGATGTACGCCTACGTCGCCCTCACCGTGTACGGCGAGATCATCCCCGCCACGATGTTCGCGACCGCCGTCAAGGACTTCCGCGTGGCGCAGCGCCTGTTCTACTCGCCCTCCGGCCGCAAGCGCGCGCTGATCGGGCGCATCGAGGAGCTCGCGCGCCCCTTCTCGTTCTACAAGTCGATGAGCCACCGCCCCGTCGAGCTCGCCGAGAGCGACTTCGACAACCGCGCGCACGAGCCGTGGGAGAACCCGTTCACGGGCGAGGAGCGCACGGTCGGGTTCTGGGACCTCTTCGACGAGGCGCTCGAGAAGGCCCAGGCCAACATCGCCGCGTTCGACCGAGACGGCTTCGACCTCGAGGCCGCCCGCGCCCTCACGCACGAGCTGGACTTCTCGGGCGAGCCCGTGGTGGCCGTCCTCGTGGCCGTCGAGGACGACGCGCCGGCGAACGCCTAA
- a CDS encoding TRIC cation channel family protein, whose product MLEVVLAIPFWLELAATLTGGLSGAMSAVRARYDIFGVVCIAIITGLAGGIMRDLLLQNYGIYAFQRPTLIVACAVAGVVVFYFGKLATYLDPVVDLLDNLSVALWAVISVGKGLSAGLDVVPAVILGTITAVGGGILRDICMNREPDAFQAGALYGSAALVGSAAYALMAQNHILDSYAPITCAVLVLGLRYASLFFGWSTKPPKDYSDVVANAVARPVKSVAKRVRPPKGKVEREKERNRAYAKLSYFWKRMNGEIPPPRKRRELEQAAEAAPSPAVEAGAEAEANDPSDRIVVNRDELHRLLDASAAFQEDPPRDPFEPRA is encoded by the coding sequence ATGCTGGAAGTCGTCCTCGCCATACCGTTCTGGCTCGAACTGGCCGCAACGCTGACCGGCGGCCTGTCGGGCGCCATGAGCGCGGTGCGGGCGCGCTACGACATCTTCGGCGTGGTGTGCATCGCCATCATCACGGGGCTCGCCGGCGGCATCATGCGCGACCTGCTGCTGCAGAACTACGGCATCTACGCGTTCCAACGCCCCACCCTCATCGTGGCGTGCGCGGTGGCGGGCGTCGTGGTGTTCTACTTCGGCAAGCTGGCAACCTACCTCGACCCGGTGGTGGATCTGCTCGACAACCTGTCGGTGGCGCTGTGGGCCGTGATCAGCGTGGGCAAGGGCCTCTCGGCCGGGCTCGACGTGGTGCCGGCTGTCATCCTGGGCACCATCACCGCTGTGGGCGGCGGCATCCTGCGCGACATCTGCATGAACCGCGAGCCCGACGCCTTCCAAGCCGGCGCGCTGTACGGCTCGGCCGCGCTCGTGGGCTCGGCCGCCTACGCGCTCATGGCGCAGAACCACATCCTCGACTCCTACGCGCCCATTACCTGCGCCGTGCTGGTGCTGGGCCTGCGCTACGCGTCGCTGTTCTTCGGGTGGAGCACGAAGCCGCCGAAGGATTACTCCGACGTGGTGGCCAACGCCGTGGCGCGCCCGGTGAAGTCGGTGGCGAAGCGCGTGCGCCCGCCGAAGGGCAAGGTGGAGCGCGAGAAGGAGCGCAACCGGGCCTACGCGAAGCTCAGCTACTTCTGGAAGCGCATGAACGGCGAGATCCCCCCGCCGCGCAAGCGCCGCGAGCTGGAGCAGGCCGCCGAGGCCGCGCCGTCGCCGGCCGTGGAGGCGGGTGCCGAGGCCGAGGCGAACGACCCGAGCGACCGCATCGTCGTGAACCGCGACGAGCTGCACCGCCTCCTCGACGCGAGCGCCGCCTTCCAAGAGGACCCGCCCCGCGACCCCTTCGAGCCGCGGGCGTGA